In the Leptospira sp. WS4.C2 genome, one interval contains:
- a CDS encoding DUF2798 domain-containing protein encodes MPKYHDNLSFKTNSFMCLLMILINVGTENHFLEHYISSVIKNYPMALLAQLAVVGPLVRYFHMKIFKKSKLVS; translated from the coding sequence ATTCCCAAATATCACGACAACTTAAGTTTTAAAACAAATTCATTTATGTGTCTTCTGATGATACTCATCAACGTTGGTACAGAAAATCATTTTCTAGAACATTACATAAGTTCTGTAATCAAAAACTACCCGATGGCACTTTTGGCGCAACTCGCTGTGGTTGGTCCTCTAGTTCGCTATTTTCATATGAAGATATTCAAAAAGTCAAAACTAGTATCTTAA
- the surE gene encoding 5'/3'-nucleotidase SurE: MNLLITNDDGISSAGIKALERVLGKSYNTYLIAPLKERSVTSMALTVFQGMRVERINDNHYIADGFPADCVNIGLYAEIFPKIDFVISGINRGVNMGYDVHYSGTVGAAKHGALHGIPALAVSSGRIDPDDGYTKEAELVLTFLSKYKEQIQSGEVWNLNFPPEISGSGTINEIVFTRLGRRRYSEKYEKKQIIEGVSEFQLNGSLLGHDEETGTDFEAYNQGKLPVTPIQLDLTEKRRLTELQSK; this comes from the coding sequence TTGAATTTACTCATCACAAATGACGACGGAATTTCTTCCGCTGGAATTAAAGCTTTGGAACGAGTCCTTGGAAAATCCTATAATACGTATCTCATTGCTCCCTTAAAAGAACGGTCTGTCACTTCTATGGCGCTCACTGTCTTTCAAGGAATGCGAGTCGAACGAATCAATGACAACCATTATATCGCGGATGGATTTCCTGCCGATTGTGTGAACATTGGATTGTATGCAGAGATTTTTCCTAAGATTGACTTTGTGATCTCTGGGATCAACCGGGGAGTGAACATGGGATATGATGTCCATTATTCGGGAACAGTAGGTGCCGCCAAACACGGTGCCCTTCATGGAATTCCAGCACTGGCGGTGAGTTCTGGTCGGATTGATCCAGACGATGGTTATACAAAAGAAGCTGAACTCGTGTTAACTTTTTTATCAAAGTATAAAGAACAAATCCAATCGGGCGAAGTTTGGAACCTAAACTTTCCTCCAGAGATTTCTGGATCGGGCACGATAAACGAAATTGTATTTACTAGGCTTGGTCGCAGGCGTTATTCAGAAAAATATGAGAAAAAACAAATCATTGAAGGCGTCAGCGAATTTCAGTTAAACGGAAGTTTACTCGGACACGATGAAGAAACAGGAACAGACTTTGAAGCCTACAACCAAGGAAAGTTACCGGTCACTCCGATTCAATTGGACTTAACGGAAAAAAGACGACTTACGGAATTACAATCTAAGTAG
- a CDS encoding DUF805 domain-containing protein → MSFQDAIKVCLQKYADFSGNAKRPEFWWWIVFCIIISAAISVVLPFIAGVFSLAVLLPSLSVGARRLHDTGKSGWWQLIGITGIGVLVLIFFWAQKGKS, encoded by the coding sequence ATGTCATTCCAAGATGCAATCAAAGTATGTTTACAAAAGTATGCTGATTTTAGCGGCAATGCAAAACGGCCAGAATTCTGGTGGTGGATTGTTTTCTGCATTATCATTAGTGCGGCAATTAGTGTAGTTCTTCCTTTTATAGCAGGAGTTTTTTCCTTAGCTGTACTTTTGCCAAGTTTGAGTGTGGGTGCAAGGCGTTTACACGATACAGGGAAAAGTGGATGGTGGCAGTTGATTGGCATCACAGGGATTGGAGTTTTAGTGCTTATTTTTTTCTGGGCACAAAAAGGAAAAAGTTAG
- a CDS encoding APC family permease, producing MELKRSLTTFDSISVLFSSMVGSGIFFTSGYLIKETGNLWIVLLCWIVGGVLALSGSITYAYAARLLPFAGGDYVYLKVAYSPAIAFMSGWSSLLTNFSACVSVLALAFGKYVQILFPGIPVWESSTFTLLGLDLQISSITFIGILPILFFSGLNYFGIKSAVRVQNVFAVLKITGLLLFLALGFSIGNTNWSYLWNSPFPNLLELSFYSKVLIGIVPVSFSYLGWNMITYIAEEVKNPEKTIVRSAITACFLVAGLYFAINLLFVISAPIEELAGQDGIGAIAFQKLFGVNYSILTTSFIAWVILGSMSAILIGGSRVYFAMARDGVFIPSFSKIHPKWHSPYVSIFFQAFVAILFLFVKEIEALLYMITCSILILSCLTAATPFRFEKMGMKSDYKIPFYPLPIFLYILANIAVMTILFIEKPITAGWGLMITLIALPVYYGFRLDKKMVKVKN from the coding sequence TTGGAATTAAAACGTTCCCTTACTACTTTTGATTCCATCTCCGTCCTATTCTCTTCCATGGTGGGATCGGGAATTTTTTTCACTTCTGGTTATTTGATTAAAGAAACAGGAAATCTTTGGATTGTCCTTCTCTGTTGGATTGTCGGCGGAGTACTTGCTCTCTCAGGCTCCATCACTTATGCTTATGCCGCACGCCTCCTTCCCTTTGCTGGAGGAGATTACGTTTACCTAAAAGTTGCCTACTCACCTGCCATTGCTTTTATGAGTGGTTGGTCCTCTCTACTCACTAATTTCTCTGCTTGTGTGTCTGTACTTGCACTTGCTTTCGGCAAGTATGTTCAAATTTTATTTCCAGGCATCCCTGTTTGGGAATCTTCTACTTTCACCTTACTCGGATTAGATTTACAAATTAGTTCTATCACCTTTATTGGAATTTTGCCGATTCTTTTTTTTAGCGGACTCAATTACTTCGGAATCAAATCGGCGGTTCGTGTACAAAATGTATTTGCGGTTTTAAAAATCACAGGACTTCTTCTCTTTTTGGCACTTGGGTTTTCGATCGGAAATACCAACTGGTCTTATTTATGGAATTCTCCGTTTCCAAATCTTTTGGAACTTTCGTTTTACTCTAAGGTTTTGATTGGGATTGTGCCGGTTTCTTTCTCCTATCTGGGATGGAATATGATTACCTACATTGCAGAAGAAGTAAAAAATCCAGAAAAAACCATCGTTCGTTCTGCCATCACGGCTTGTTTTCTTGTGGCTGGTTTGTATTTTGCCATCAATTTACTTTTTGTGATTTCTGCTCCCATTGAGGAGCTTGCAGGTCAAGATGGGATTGGAGCCATCGCCTTTCAGAAGTTATTTGGAGTGAATTATTCGATCCTTACGACGAGTTTCATTGCTTGGGTGATATTGGGATCTATGTCGGCCATCCTCATTGGAGGAAGTCGAGTTTACTTTGCTATGGCAAGAGATGGAGTGTTTATTCCCTCTTTTTCCAAAATCCATCCCAAATGGCATAGCCCTTATGTTTCTATTTTTTTTCAGGCCTTTGTTGCCATTCTCTTTTTGTTTGTCAAAGAAATCGAAGCACTTCTCTATATGATTACTTGTTCGATACTCATTTTATCCTGTCTAACAGCCGCTACACCGTTTCGATTTGAAAAGATGGGAATGAAATCAGATTACAAAATTCCCTTTTATCCTCTGCCCATTTTTCTTTATATCTTAGCAAACATTGCCGTGATGACCATTCTCTTTATTGAAAAACCGATCACGGCGGGATGGGGGCTTATGATCACTCTCATTGCCCTTCCCGTTTATTACGGATTCCGTTTGGATAAAAAGATGGTCAAAGTGAAGAATTAA
- the sppA gene encoding signal peptide peptidase SppA translates to MERNQFLLFLSFLFSTIATILGIAILVSGSSLARFSSGTGGGLFQASEIGAVVIPIVGEIHSGESTFDSTGADTVLRQLRELEEDGNVKGILLEINSPGGTVAASQEIFNELLHLRKTKKIVVSMKDVAASGGYYIAAASDYIFAQNGTITGSIGVISFAPNVKGLLDRYGVGVRTYKAGKYKDMYSPFRDSTNEEDEMIGKQLQDTYRKFVEDVAKGRNKTVKSIEELAEGRIYSGEDAFRNKLVDDIGGRREAHKKLSELCQYDGLIPLFEQEISPFDRFLQTLGVSFFGDNSHVSKIRSLIQSQVLVILPTALGKLML, encoded by the coding sequence ATGGAAAGAAACCAATTTCTTCTCTTTCTCTCCTTTTTGTTCTCCACAATTGCCACAATTCTCGGAATTGCCATCTTGGTATCTGGATCAAGCCTTGCCCGTTTCTCTAGTGGAACCGGTGGCGGTCTCTTCCAGGCCAGTGAAATTGGAGCCGTCGTCATACCGATCGTAGGCGAAATCCACTCCGGGGAATCTACCTTTGATTCTACGGGAGCCGACACCGTCTTACGCCAATTAAGGGAACTCGAAGAAGACGGCAATGTCAAAGGGATCCTTCTTGAGATCAATTCCCCCGGTGGAACGGTCGCTGCCTCCCAAGAAATTTTTAATGAACTCCTGCATCTTCGTAAAACCAAAAAGATTGTCGTGAGTATGAAGGATGTCGCTGCCTCCGGTGGTTACTACATTGCGGCGGCTTCGGATTATATCTTTGCCCAAAATGGAACGATCACAGGCTCCATAGGAGTCATTTCCTTTGCACCTAATGTAAAAGGTCTTCTCGACAGGTATGGGGTGGGGGTTCGCACTTATAAAGCAGGAAAATACAAAGATATGTATTCTCCGTTTCGCGACTCTACTAACGAAGAAGATGAGATGATTGGAAAACAGTTACAAGACACCTATCGCAAGTTTGTGGAAGATGTTGCCAAGGGACGAAACAAAACGGTTAAGTCCATTGAAGAGTTGGCAGAAGGTAGAATTTATTCTGGTGAAGATGCTTTTCGTAACAAACTTGTGGATGACATTGGAGGAAGAAGGGAAGCCCATAAAAAACTTTCTGAACTCTGCCAGTACGATGGACTCATTCCTCTTTTTGAACAAGAGATTTCTCCCTTCGATCGATTTTTGCAAACCTTGGGTGTGAGCTTTTTTGGAGACAATTCTCATGTATCCAAAATTCGTTCCCTCATCCAATCACAAGTGTTAGTCATTCTACCAACAGCTCTTGGAAAATTGATGTTATGA
- a CDS encoding DJ-1/PfpI family protein: MMQIGILVFPEVEVMDFAGPFEVFSLAETNDRKKLCQVFLVAENLSPIPARNGLIVLPNFDYTNCPIMDILIIPGGYGAEELEIKNQTTLSWIKAKYLKVKHLASICTGAFLLAEIGLLDGLEVTTHWMDVDTLEKNYPSLNVKRNIRYTDNGKILTSGGISSGIHLSFYLLQKIFGIEVAVRAAKRMEYDWFPEER; the protein is encoded by the coding sequence ATGATGCAAATAGGTATACTCGTTTTCCCAGAAGTCGAAGTGATGGACTTTGCTGGTCCCTTTGAAGTTTTTTCTCTCGCAGAAACTAACGATCGTAAGAAATTATGCCAGGTCTTTCTTGTTGCAGAAAACCTTTCCCCAATCCCCGCAAGAAATGGACTGATAGTTTTACCTAACTTTGATTATACAAACTGCCCGATAATGGACATTTTGATCATTCCAGGAGGTTACGGTGCCGAAGAGTTAGAGATTAAAAATCAAACAACCCTTAGTTGGATTAAAGCTAAATACTTAAAAGTTAAGCATTTGGCCTCTATTTGTACAGGTGCATTTCTTTTAGCAGAAATTGGACTTTTGGATGGTTTGGAAGTGACCACTCATTGGATGGACGTAGACACTCTAGAGAAAAACTATCCTTCGTTAAATGTAAAAAGAAACATAAGATATACAGATAACGGGAAAATCTTAACATCAGGGGGAATCTCTTCTGGCATTCATTTGAGTTTTTATCTTCTGCAAAAAATATTCGGAATAGAAGTGGCAGTGCGAGCAGCCAAACGTATGGAATACGATTGGTTTCCGGAGGAAAGATGA
- a CDS encoding lipopolysaccharide assembly protein LapB, producing MAEETDYLGYMNKGNYAMALNLLDQALLQNPEDPILLYNFALCCFQTKNFKKSIQVLDRILEEYPGFIEVDNVYRLKVFALVELKDWETAESIIKDRLQVAVDDPKLLSFLAHVYEYTHRLEEAIEIHRRILKHTPDYKNSLNSLGYLLALKKKISTEERTEAIKSLKKALELDPNNPAYLDSFGYFLQTIGKPEEAWKAYRKALQKNPNHPVLLERLKNLKK from the coding sequence ATGGCAGAAGAGACAGACTACCTCGGTTACATGAACAAAGGCAATTACGCCATGGCACTGAATCTTTTGGATCAGGCCTTACTCCAAAATCCAGAAGATCCGATTCTTTTGTATAATTTTGCGCTCTGTTGTTTCCAGACCAAAAACTTTAAAAAATCAATTCAGGTTTTGGACCGGATTCTGGAAGAATACCCAGGTTTTATCGAAGTCGATAATGTCTACCGATTGAAAGTGTTTGCCCTCGTGGAATTGAAAGATTGGGAAACTGCTGAGTCGATCATCAAAGATCGTTTGCAAGTAGCAGTGGATGATCCCAAACTCCTTTCCTTTTTGGCCCATGTTTATGAATATACCCATCGTTTAGAAGAGGCGATAGAAATCCACCGCCGCATCTTGAAACATACTCCCGATTACAAAAACAGCCTGAATTCTTTGGGTTATTTACTCGCTCTAAAGAAAAAAATCAGCACCGAAGAACGCACAGAAGCCATCAAATCCTTAAAAAAAGCATTGGAACTTGATCCGAACAACCCGGCCTACCTAGATTCCTTCGGATATTTTCTGCAAACTATAGGAAAACCAGAAGAAGCATGGAAGGCCTACCGAAAAGCCCTGCAAAAGAACCCAAACCATCCCGTTCTCTTAGAAAGATTGAAGAACCTGAAGAAATAA
- a CDS encoding DUF1801 domain-containing protein, with protein sequence MKEKFELFYSSLTEIELSIVLQLKEILKPFATLEERISYSVLYYFQNSRVCFIWPASIKPGPKSGVQLGFCNGYLLNDPKQKLEKENRKQVYCFTFHSPEEINSKLLLPYIQNALEIDKTLYKPKKKQIT encoded by the coding sequence ATGAAAGAGAAATTTGAATTATTTTATTCCTCCCTAACCGAAATTGAACTTTCGATTGTGTTACAACTGAAAGAAATTTTAAAACCATTTGCTACCCTAGAAGAAAGAATTTCATATTCTGTTCTCTATTACTTTCAAAATAGCCGTGTTTGTTTTATCTGGCCCGCATCCATCAAACCTGGCCCAAAATCTGGAGTGCAGTTGGGATTTTGTAATGGATACCTTTTGAACGATCCCAAACAAAAACTAGAAAAAGAAAATCGTAAACAAGTCTATTGTTTCACCTTCCATTCTCCAGAGGAAATAAACTCAAAACTTCTCCTACCCTATATCCAAAACGCATTGGAAATTGATAAAACTTTATACAAACCTAAAAAGAAACAAATCACCTAA